One genomic window of Candidatus Kuenenia stuttgartiensis includes the following:
- the acpS gene encoding holo-ACP synthase, with protein MFIGIDIVEINRIKKLCISNERFLNKIYTVKELEYCLPKKNRHQHLAARFATKEAMFKALGTGWTGKIKWTDVELLNDEKGKPYLNFYGNVKELVEEKNINTAEVSLSHCNEYAIAQVLLVPGAVSAASSKL; from the coding sequence ATGTTTATAGGCATTGACATAGTTGAAATAAATCGTATAAAGAAGCTATGTATTTCCAACGAAAGATTTTTAAATAAAATTTATACGGTGAAAGAACTTGAGTATTGTTTACCGAAAAAGAACAGACATCAACATTTAGCGGCACGTTTTGCTACGAAAGAAGCTATGTTCAAAGCTTTAGGAACCGGATGGACTGGTAAAATAAAATGGACTGACGTCGAGTTGTTAAATGATGAAAAAGGGAAGCCATATCTGAATTTTTATGGAAATGTAAAAGAATTAGTTGAAGAGAAGAATATTAATACTGCCGAGGTCTCATTATCACATTGTAATGAATACGCTATTGCACAGGTGTTATTAGTGCCAGGAGCAGTATCTGCAGCATCATCAAAACTGTAA
- a CDS encoding B12-binding domain-containing radical SAM protein: MKKLVLINPHPMGNVGEENVSVLNQMPVNLGYLKVLTPGNWQVDIIDETQEYAIDENTGDITFGGADLVGITSVSYQADRAYKIATACRKRGIPVIMGGIHATSNPDEAAKYVDSVVIREGITLWSTIIDDFEKGRLRKRYDGGLTPMEIYCNLSPDRKFLKDKYKYRYSGIITTAGCPFACEFCSVPQFQGQKYRERPVDDILNEFESIKGQYRGLILTDENFYGHSKKSNERVRTLFKGMVERGIYQNWFGFTSLNIYKDDETLEYMAKSGCVGVLIGIESIEEESLKSMNKNVNLKISVENYYEAIANIRKHGLAVWGTMVFGNDADTSGTFERVADFILDSHIDIMTCGILCPFINTPLYHRLNRENRLFRTHFPEDWKYYTSHHLTYVLKKLTLDEMIEGFQYLYDRIFATEVLRKRFHRAKDELNNNMNAAMFAFRVNLDWQNVYQHLIQNLKDLQTSGDYEAALKCYVDTDKQGKGKKLASIEAAP, translated from the coding sequence ATGAAAAAGCTCGTACTTATCAACCCGCATCCAATGGGTAACGTTGGTGAGGAGAATGTGTCCGTATTAAACCAAATGCCGGTAAATCTTGGTTATTTGAAAGTGCTAACGCCCGGCAACTGGCAAGTCGATATCATTGATGAAACGCAGGAATATGCCATTGATGAAAATACAGGCGACATTACCTTTGGAGGCGCCGACCTGGTTGGGATTACCTCAGTAAGTTATCAGGCAGACCGTGCGTATAAAATAGCAACAGCCTGCAGAAAAAGAGGAATACCTGTAATTATGGGTGGCATTCATGCCACAAGCAATCCTGATGAGGCTGCAAAATATGTTGACAGTGTGGTGATCAGAGAGGGAATCACCCTTTGGTCAACCATTATTGATGATTTCGAAAAGGGTCGTCTCCGGAAAAGGTATGACGGCGGCCTTACCCCCATGGAAATCTACTGCAATTTAAGCCCTGATAGAAAGTTTTTGAAGGATAAATATAAATACCGGTATTCGGGGATTATTACCACCGCAGGGTGTCCGTTTGCCTGTGAATTTTGCTCCGTCCCACAATTTCAGGGTCAAAAATACAGGGAACGGCCTGTAGACGATATATTGAATGAATTTGAATCGATAAAGGGACAATACCGCGGTTTGATTCTAACGGATGAAAATTTTTACGGACATAGTAAGAAATCTAATGAACGGGTTCGCACTCTTTTTAAAGGTATGGTCGAGAGAGGTATCTATCAAAACTGGTTCGGCTTTACCTCCCTTAATATATATAAGGATGACGAAACGCTTGAGTATATGGCGAAGAGTGGATGCGTTGGCGTGCTGATTGGCATAGAATCCATTGAGGAAGAATCTCTCAAGTCCATGAACAAAAATGTGAATTTGAAAATATCCGTAGAAAATTATTATGAGGCAATCGCTAACATAAGAAAACATGGTCTTGCCGTGTGGGGAACTATGGTATTCGGAAATGACGCCGATACCTCTGGCACGTTTGAACGGGTAGCCGATTTTATCCTTGATTCGCATATCGATATTATGACTTGCGGCATACTCTGTCCGTTTATCAATACGCCGCTTTATCACCGCCTGAACAGAGAAAACAGGCTTTTTCGTACACATTTTCCTGAAGATTGGAAATATTACACGTCGCATCATTTGACGTATGTATTGAAAAAACTGACCCTCGATGAAATGATCGAGGGGTTCCAATACCTTTACGACAGGATTTTTGCCACAGAGGTGTTGCGGAAGAGATTCCACCGCGCTAAGGATGAGTTGAATAATAATATGAATGCCGCTATGTTTGCATTTCGCGTGAATCTTGACTGGCAAAATGTGTATCAGCATTTGATTCAAAATCTAAAAGATTTACAGACCTCTGGCGATTATGAGGCAGCCTTAAAATGCTACGTTGATACAGATAAGCAAGGCAAAGGGAAAAAATTAGCTTCAATTGAAGCAGCTCCTTAA
- a CDS encoding phosphoadenylyl-sulfate reductase → MEQTMQLDIISVNQKLRNFSAVERIQWAVDNFGMDAILLSSMQKTASVLMHYFYSLGLENYILFIDTGYHFAETLQLRDEFITRYKLNMVTLYPDLTIEQQEKLYGKKLYQYIDGQKECCRLRKEAPYLSYMKNNGLMLSMVGLRQTEGGKRSKLEPLLRDPRIEGYALHPLFDWSDEQIESYLLENDIPIHPLHNKNYPSIGCECCTTPVRPGENPRAGRWRHLNESSDNVPKYCNINFSDGSGI, encoded by the coding sequence ATGGAACAAACAATGCAACTGGATATTATCTCAGTTAATCAAAAACTTAGAAATTTTTCCGCCGTGGAAAGAATACAATGGGCAGTTGACAATTTCGGAATGGATGCAATTTTATTGAGCAGTATGCAAAAGACGGCTTCTGTGTTAATGCACTATTTTTATTCCCTGGGCCTGGAAAATTACATCTTATTTATCGATACGGGATACCATTTTGCAGAAACATTACAACTCAGGGATGAATTCATTACACGATACAAATTAAACATGGTCACATTGTACCCTGATCTTACTATAGAGCAACAAGAAAAGCTGTACGGCAAGAAGTTGTATCAATATATTGACGGACAGAAAGAATGTTGTCGTTTAAGAAAAGAGGCGCCCTATCTTAGTTACATGAAAAACAATGGTTTGATGTTGTCTATGGTTGGTCTGAGACAAACGGAAGGCGGAAAACGCTCGAAATTAGAGCCTTTATTGCGGGACCCGAGAATAGAGGGTTATGCACTCCACCCGCTTTTTGACTGGTCGGATGAACAAATAGAATCCTACTTGCTTGAAAATGACATACCGATTCATCCTTTACATAATAAGAATTATCCCAGCATTGGTTGCGAGTGCTGCACGACGCCCGTAAGACCTGGAGAAAACCCAAGGGCAGGTCGCTGGAGGCACTTAAATGAATCATCTGACAATGTACCAAAATATTGCAATATTAACTTTTCCGATGGTTCAGGCATTTGA
- a CDS encoding beta-ketoacyl-[acyl-carrier-protein] synthase family protein yields MKKRVVITGLGAVSPLGNTKEEFWNGLVEGKSGIAPMTSLDLSCYKSKLGGEVRDLLPEIHLGKKGLRYLNKGTYFLGSAAKMALDDSKLPQDGSLEDTIGIIIGSSLGNFSETTDYFYEIIRNNPSELSPMCSYDVALNSSVNYVSVLFKAKGPVRTISAGFTSSIDAIEDAYRMIRNDRAKVMITGGVEQISIDLYLIFYLRKYLSGINGGQEISAPFDAKRNGFIMAEGSYVIILEELQHALERGASIYGEIKGFGNTYVGAKNYSLLERVSSVEKAMQEALQRAGIKKEDLDCMSVNANGCKIQDPIEANAIQFLYGEDVKHIPISAIKSNVGESYGTAGAAQLVSTAMSINNGVIPHIINHQGKEPENNLNLVLGKPLRKQTNHAMINNMDFEGNNSCLVVSRFTQ; encoded by the coding sequence ATGAAAAAAAGGGTAGTGATAACAGGATTGGGGGCGGTATCGCCCCTTGGAAATACGAAAGAAGAATTCTGGAATGGACTTGTAGAAGGGAAATCAGGCATTGCCCCGATGACTTCACTTGATTTATCCTGTTATAAGTCCAAATTAGGCGGGGAAGTACGCGATCTCCTGCCGGAAATCCATTTGGGGAAAAAGGGGCTGCGTTATTTGAATAAAGGCACATACTTTCTCGGTTCTGCCGCTAAAATGGCACTTGATGATTCAAAATTACCTCAGGATGGTTCTCTGGAAGATACGATTGGCATTATTATCGGGTCATCTCTGGGAAATTTTTCTGAAACTACAGATTATTTTTATGAAATAATACGGAATAACCCGTCAGAATTGTCCCCTATGTGCAGTTACGATGTGGCATTAAACTCTTCTGTCAATTATGTGTCCGTTCTCTTTAAAGCAAAAGGGCCCGTTCGTACTATTTCTGCAGGATTTACGTCAAGCATCGATGCCATAGAAGATGCATACCGAATGATACGGAATGATAGGGCAAAAGTTATGATAACCGGTGGTGTTGAGCAGATTTCCATTGATTTGTATTTGATATTTTACCTCAGAAAATATCTTTCCGGTATCAATGGGGGGCAGGAAATTAGCGCTCCCTTCGATGCAAAACGAAACGGATTCATTATGGCAGAGGGTAGCTATGTAATCATCCTTGAAGAGCTTCAGCACGCATTGGAAAGGGGCGCCTCCATTTATGGTGAAATAAAAGGATTTGGGAATACCTATGTGGGTGCAAAAAATTATTCTCTCCTTGAAAGAGTAAGCAGTGTTGAAAAAGCCATGCAGGAAGCATTACAGCGAGCGGGGATAAAGAAGGAAGATTTAGATTGCATGAGCGTAAATGCGAATGGATGCAAAATACAGGACCCCATAGAGGCAAACGCCATACAATTTCTGTATGGTGAGGACGTAAAACATATCCCTATATCTGCAATAAAATCAAACGTGGGAGAGTCTTACGGTACGGCAGGCGCCGCACAACTAGTTTCAACGGCTATGTCTATTAATAACGGCGTTATACCCCACATCATCAATCACCAGGGAAAAGAGCC
- a CDS encoding beta-ketoacyl-[acyl-carrier-protein] synthase family protein codes for MTKVVITGLGLVTPVGTGLKKSWESFAQGRDGACEMKSFDTSLYKVHRSCEVKDFFLDVELENQISENTLHKYVYYAAREALLESGLHGDKKSGRERFGIAIGTLAAELTPFERLLRKNTSLKNNGFDHKVAAVYPPNSITKMLANYFNFEGQSMISLNACSSGNHAIAWAYDRLIDNKLDVVMVGGADMIPQTEFTHFHNLKALTPDKCQPFDKNRKGLMIGEGAGILIMERYEYAKNRGAAIIAEMAGYGLSCDGFHMTAPHPEGDGAVKSMSDALKMARMNPEDIGYINAHGTGTPHNDRTETIAIKRVFGEHAYKIPCSSTKSMIGHLMGAASAVESVICCLVLRHGIIPPTINYETPDPECNLDVTPNNAREANVSCIVNNSFAFGGNNATTIFRKLE; via the coding sequence ATGACAAAGGTCGTTATTACTGGATTAGGATTGGTCACTCCGGTTGGAACCGGTTTAAAAAAAAGCTGGGAATCTTTTGCACAAGGGCGTGATGGGGCTTGTGAAATGAAATCATTTGACACCTCCTTGTACAAGGTACACAGGTCGTGCGAGGTAAAGGATTTCTTCCTCGATGTCGAACTGGAAAACCAGATCAGCGAAAATACCCTTCACAAGTATGTTTATTATGCGGCAAGAGAGGCATTGCTGGAAAGCGGATTACATGGAGATAAGAAATCGGGTAGAGAACGGTTTGGTATTGCCATAGGAACGCTTGCTGCAGAGCTGACCCCTTTTGAGCGACTTTTAAGAAAAAACACTTCTTTAAAAAATAATGGATTCGACCACAAAGTAGCTGCGGTATACCCCCCCAATTCTATCACGAAGATGCTGGCAAATTATTTCAACTTTGAAGGGCAGTCAATGATATCCCTTAATGCCTGCTCTTCCGGGAATCATGCCATTGCCTGGGCGTATGACCGTCTGATTGACAATAAGCTTGATGTGGTAATGGTGGGAGGAGCCGATATGATTCCTCAAACGGAATTTACCCACTTTCATAATCTTAAGGCATTAACGCCTGATAAATGCCAGCCTTTTGACAAGAATCGTAAGGGGCTTATGATTGGAGAGGGCGCTGGTATATTGATTATGGAACGTTATGAATATGCAAAAAATCGCGGCGCTGCAATTATTGCCGAAATGGCGGGATATGGGCTGAGTTGCGACGGGTTTCACATGACTGCCCCGCATCCGGAAGGGGATGGGGCGGTAAAATCCATGAGTGATGCGCTTAAAATGGCGAGAATGAATCCGGAGGATATCGGATATATTAACGCTCACGGAACTGGTACGCCACATAATGATAGAACGGAGACTATTGCGATAAAAAGAGTTTTCGGTGAGCATGCTTACAAAATTCCGTGTAGTTCCACGAAGTCCATGATAGGACACCTCATGGGCGCCGCAAGCGCCGTGGAGTCTGTAATATGTTGTTTAGTATTGAGGCATGGTATAATTCCTCCAACAATCAATTACGAGACCCCTGACCCGGAATGCAATCTGGATGTAACGCCAAACAATGCCCGCGAGGCAAATGTATCCTGTATTGTTAATAATTCATTTGCCTTCGGGGGCAATAATGCAACTACTATTTTTAGAAAATTAGAGTAA